A single window of Paenibacillus sp. FSL H8-0537 DNA harbors:
- a CDS encoding histidine kinase translates to MLKFPAHSWRNTIFLRQVIIYLIVILPIILLGVYLYNWSYKNASEGLSRTSEAQLTNYLEALNREIEWMELQEFDLLEDTELNRLVVTWEMMDNVEKRASLNYLIRRLTSFKNSSVYIKDVYVHIRPVNKTISFSNAISDLDVDKYNFFRFSIGRSEQRLVKWENTLHLSTSKYSGKKGEEPLFVIQIELDREKLRYALDQVNIYPESGSFLISDTTGFVLMSDEELSGRLQGDIREVEEASTTKLVIDGKKYHIDKAHSDKLGVTVASYLPEETVRKPLGKFVIWAWLFAIMTFIAIAIYSYSTYKFVHKPLLLLVQSFRRMEGGALDIHIEHEEKDEFGYLYNRFNQMLNKLQALIDQDFKQKLMMQRAELKQLQSQINPHFLYNSFFILNSLARTGDTERIEEFTNMLGEYFRFITRNGEDNVLLAEETRHSRMYTEIQKLRFSRRIRVEFDDLPKEMENIRVPRLIIQPIIENAYEHSLEKMTEDGLLRVAFELDQTEARIIVENNGNRLSDTEIEALQNRLDSTTESYEMTGMMNIHRRIILTYGRNSGLLLSRGELNSLKVVIRIKLKEENEIA, encoded by the coding sequence TTCCTATTATCCTGCTAGGCGTATATTTGTATAATTGGAGCTATAAAAATGCCAGCGAAGGCCTGTCGAGAACTTCTGAAGCGCAATTGACCAATTATTTGGAAGCCCTTAATCGGGAAATCGAATGGATGGAGCTGCAGGAGTTCGACTTGTTGGAAGATACTGAATTAAATAGGCTCGTTGTCACTTGGGAGATGATGGACAATGTTGAAAAAAGAGCGAGCTTAAATTACTTAATCCGTCGCTTAACTTCCTTTAAAAATAGTAGTGTATACATTAAGGATGTTTATGTGCATATCCGTCCTGTTAACAAAACAATCTCGTTTAGCAATGCGATCTCTGATCTTGACGTTGATAAGTACAATTTCTTTCGCTTCAGTATTGGAAGGAGCGAGCAGCGACTTGTAAAGTGGGAGAACACCCTTCATCTTAGCACCTCCAAGTATAGCGGTAAGAAGGGAGAAGAGCCGCTATTCGTCATACAAATTGAATTGGATAGGGAAAAGCTGAGATACGCGTTGGACCAAGTCAATATTTATCCAGAAAGCGGATCTTTTCTTATTTCGGATACGACGGGATTTGTATTGATGAGCGACGAGGAATTAAGTGGAAGGCTTCAAGGCGATATAAGAGAAGTAGAAGAGGCCAGCACGACCAAGCTGGTTATAGATGGCAAAAAGTATCATATTGATAAAGCACATTCCGATAAATTGGGTGTTACCGTTGCTTCGTATTTGCCCGAGGAAACGGTACGCAAACCGCTGGGCAAATTCGTAATCTGGGCATGGCTATTCGCGATCATGACCTTCATTGCCATCGCTATCTATTCTTATTCAACTTATAAATTCGTTCATAAACCATTGCTGCTTCTCGTTCAGAGCTTTAGGAGAATGGAAGGAGGTGCATTGGATATTCATATTGAGCACGAGGAGAAGGATGAGTTCGGCTATTTGTATAATCGGTTCAACCAAATGCTGAATAAATTGCAGGCACTTATTGATCAGGATTTTAAGCAAAAGCTGATGATGCAGCGGGCGGAGCTCAAGCAGCTTCAATCTCAAATCAATCCCCATTTTCTTTATAACAGCTTTTTCATTCTCAATTCATTGGCCAGAACGGGAGATACGGAGCGCATTGAAGAATTTACGAATATGCTAGGGGAATATTTTAGATTCATTACCCGTAATGGGGAGGATAATGTGCTGCTGGCTGAGGAAACGAGGCACTCTCGCATGTACACCGAAATTCAGAAGCTTCGGTTTTCAAGACGGATTCGTGTGGAGTTTGATGACTTGCCAAAGGAAATGGAGAATATCCGTGTGCCCAGGCTCATCATTCAGCCTATTATCGAAAACGCATATGAGCATAGTCTGGAGAAAATGACGGAAGATGGACTGCTTCGCGTTGCTTTTGAGCTGGATCAGACTGAGGCCCGGATTATAGTGGAAAATAACGGGAATCGATTGAGCGATACCGAGATCGAAGCCTTACAGAATCGCCTAGACAGTACTACAGAATCTTATGAAATGACGGGCATGATGAACATTCATAGGCGCATTATTTTAACGTATGGAAGAAATAGCGGTTTGCTTCTGTCTAGAGGCGAGCTGAATAGTCTCAAGGTCGTCATTCGCATCAAGCTGAAGGAGGAG